Sequence from the Methylophilales bacterium MBRSF5 genome:
AATAATAGCCTCAGTCATTTTTGCAGAATTTATGCCCGCTATTTTAGCTACAGTAAATACATTCCCCTTTTTTATTGAATCTTTTTTGATGGCTTCTAAGATTTCTGGTGTGATGTGAATCACTCCAGATGCCAAAGCAGTGCGCGTTGTTGTCTTTTTATCAGAAATATCAACCATAGTTGCATTTCCATTTTTATCTAAATGAGTTAGCATTTAGTAAGCTCCTTATAGGGTTTCAAATGAATTCACCCAAAAATTTTTTTATAATTTTTCTAATATTTAGTCACCTATCGTGGGCAAATAACTTGCCTGATCTGGGAGAGTTTAGCGATCAATTTATATCCCCATATCAAGAAAAAATGATAGCTAGGGAGATATTATATCAAGTTCATTCTAGTCCAGAGGTAGTTCAGGATGAGGAAATAAATGATTATCTAAATTATCTTGGGGATAAATTAGTTTCAAATAGCGATGCTCCGCAAAGAGACTTTACTTTTTTTGTATTAAAAGATGACGCTATAAATGCTTTTGCAATGCTGGGAGGCTTAATAGGAGTTCATACGGGTCTATTTATTAGTGCAGATAACGAGTCTGAGATAGCAAGCGTCCTTGGGCATGAAATTGCTCATGTGACTCAAAAGCATTTGCAAAGAGTTATTGCTAAACAAGATAGGGATAAATATAAGAGTATCTTTTTACTTGCATTAGGTCTGTTAGCTGCAAGATCAAATCCTCAGGCAGCTGCAGGTGCGATGATGGCATCACAAGCAATGAATGTACAAAATTTTTTAGATTATACGAGGGAGCATGAACAAGAAGCGGATCGTATTGGCATCGATATCTTGTATAAGTCTGGATATAACGTTGGTTCGGCTATAGATTTTTTCAATACCCTTCAAAAGGGAAGCAGATATTCTTCTTCTGCTCCATCGTACTTGAGAACGCATCCAATCACCTCTGATCGTATTTCGGATATCAGCGATCGTTTAAAAGATTATCCCTACAGATATACCAACAACAGTAACTACTTTCATTTTATTCGTGGAAAAGTTCGCGCTTTATACTCAAATGATAACAATATAAAAACTTTTGAGAAAAATATTAAAAATAAAACTTATGTTAACTTGGAAGGAGAGCAATATGCTCTGGCTCTTGCTTACCTAAAAGATAAAAAAATTAATGATGCAGAGAAAATATATTCCAATTTACAAAAAGAAAAAAACCCCCTCATTGATAATTTACATATTGATATTTTATTGCAAAAAAAGGAGTTTGCAGAGGCCAAGAAAGAGCTTGAAAAGCTTTTAATAAAACACCCTTTCTACAGAGCATTTGTTTATCGTTTGGCTGAAGTAAACCTATCCTTGGGTAATTATTCTGAGGTGAAAGAAATGATAGAGCAATATATCTTTAAATACAGGTCTGATCCGAATCTGTATAAGCTATTGGCAAAAGCTTTCAAAGGCTTAAATAAAAATATTGAATACCATGAAAATATGGGTGAATACTTTTATTACCAATACAATTTAAAGGATGCTATTGTCCAATTTGGTATTGCAAAGAATATACGAAGTAATGATTTTTACGCTAAGTCTCGGGTCGAGTCGAGATTAAAACAACTCCAAGCAGAACAACTAATGTTAGAAGAGGGAAGAAAAAATAGATAATTTTTAATAAGTTTTTCTTATCAAAAATATAATAATTATTAATTATACATATCTAATATTATTATCTAAAATACGAATTCAATTCATTTTTATTTAGGAGAATTTGTATGTCTTCATTAATCAATACACAAGTAAAACCATTTAAAGCTCAAGCTTTTCACAATGGTAAATTTGTAGAAGTAACAGAAGAAACATTAAAAGGGAAATGGAACGTTTTCGTTTTCTATCCAGCTGATTTTACATTTGTTTGCCCAACTGAGCTTGGTGATGTGGCTGATCACTACGAAGAGCTTCAGAAGATGGGTGTTGAAGTGTACAGCGTATCAACAGATACTCACTTTACTCACAAAGCATGGCATGATGCTTCAGAAACCATCAAAAAAATTACCTACCCAATGCTAGGTGACCCAACAGGTGCAATTTCAAGAAACTTTGACGTGATGATCGAAGAAGAAGGCCTTGCGTTAAGAGGAACTTTTATTATCGATCCTGATGGCGTTATCAAAACAGCTGAAGTGAATGATCTTGGTATCGGTCGATCAGCAGCAGACCTTGTTAGAAAAGTACAAGCTGCACAACATATTGCTGCAAATCCTGGACAAGTATGCCCAGCATCTTGGAAACCAGGCGCTGAAACACTTGAACCATCTCTTGACCTTGTAGGTAAGATTTAATTTAATTTGGGACTTAGTCTAAACTGAGTCCCTTTTTCAATTTTTAGAGGAAAATTATGGCTTTAGATCAAAATATTAAAAATCAATTATCAACTTACATGGCTAAGATTGAAAATCCCATTGAGATTGTATATTTTGAAAATCAAAGCGAAAAGTCTACTGAAATGGTCAATCTATTGACAGAAGTAGATACGATGTCCCCAAAGATTTCGATCAAAAAGGGAGAAGACTCAACTCATAGAAGTCCCTCGTTCCAAGTTGATCAGCCTGATTATGTAACCGGAATCGTTTTCGCTGGCGTACCTATGGGCCATGAATTTACATCATTCATCCTAGCTATTTTGCAGGTAGGAGGATACCCTTTAAAAATTGAAAAAGACTTAATTGAGCAAATTAAATCAATAAGTGGCTCATATAAATTCGAGACTTATATTTCTTTGAGTTGTCATAACTGCCCTGACGTTGTTCAGGCACTAAACGTGATGTCCCTTCTTAATCCAAATATCACCCACACGATGATTGATGGCGATGTCTACCAAGACGAAGTCAAAAATAAAAAAATCATGTCTGTGCCGACCATTTTTGTAAACAATGAAGAGTTTTATCAAGGTCGAATGGAGCTAGAAGAGATTGTTGCCAAAATTGATTCTCGAAGTGATTCTATTGAATCAGAAAAATTAAACAAGAAAGAAGATTTTGATGTACTGATTGTCGGTGGCGGCCCAGCTGGAGCTTCTTCAGCTGTTTATTCTGCAAGGAAGGGCATAAAAACAGGTATTGTAGCTGAGCGATTTGGTGGACAAGTCATGGATACGCTAGGTATAGAAAATTTTATTTCAATCAAGGCAACAGAGGGCCCTAAGCTTGTAAAGGCGCTTGAGGAGCATGTGCTCGATTATGAGGTTGATGTTATGAATCACCAGCGAGCGAAGAAAATTTATATCCCAAAAAATAAAGAGGAAAAGTTTCACCTAGAGCTAGAAAATGGGGCTAAATTGAAATCCAAGACATTAATCTTATCTACTGGTGCAAGATGGAGAGAGCTTGGAGTTCCCGGAGAAACAGAATTTAAAGGAAAAGGGGTAGCTTACTGCCCTCACTGTGATGGCCCTTTATTTAAGGGTAAGCATGTTGCGGTTATAGGTGGTGGAAATTCAGGCGTTGAAGCAGCCATTGATTTAGCTGGAATTGTTGGGCACGTCACCTTATTTGAATTTATGCCTGCTTTAAAAGCTGATCAGGTACTACAAGATCGATTATATTCATTGAAAAATGTTGATGTGATCTTAAATGCCCAGACCAAAGAAATCCTAGGTGACACAAAAGTCACAGCAATTAAATACTTGGATAGAGGCTCACAAGAAGAGCGAGAGCTTGCCCTTGAAGGCGTATTTATTCAAATTGGCTTGATCCCAAATACGGATTGGTTAAAGGATGACATTAAATTAAGCCAGTATGGAGAAATAGAGGTCAACGATCATGGTGAAACTTCTGTTCCAGGAATTTTTGCTGCGGGCGATGTGACGACCGTTCCATACAAACAAATTATCATTGCCATGGGTGAGGGGTCAAAAGCTGCCCTTGGAGCATTTGACTATCTGATCAGAAACTAATCAGATTATATTTTCTCTTTGTAAGTCTTTTATAAGATTTATGGTAATAGCTCTTTTGGATTTGAGCGACCACTCATCCAAAGCTTGAAATGTGTTAATCAGGGTGTGAAGATCTCGTCTTAGGTGACGAAGACAGTAATTGATCACCTTGTCCTCAATGTGGTAACCGTTTTCTTGTGACTTAATTTTTATGATTTGAAATTTATCTTCATCTGTGAGCGGGGATAAATTAAGAACTAAACCCCATTTTAATCGGCTATGTAAATCCTCATCAATTCCATTGAGTTCGTCTGGTGATCGATCACAGGTAATAATGAGCTTCTTGTTTTGTGATTTGATGTCATTTATTAACATGAAGAGCTCCCTGTTTTGATCATGGCTGAATTGTTGTATATCTTCAATTTTCTCGATATTGGTATTAGTTAAGGACTCTAATAAATGACTTTTTCCTGATCCTTCAGGGCCCCATAAAAAAACTAGTTGTGTTGAAACTGAATCATTATTAAATGCCTGAAGTGATGTAACTATTTCAATATTTTTTCCAGCAACAAAATTTGCAAAATTTTTTTGGGGCACGGGAAGAATGTTTAGCAATAATTGATCCATGACATATATCTTGGTAAATAAAAATGAGTTAAAATTTAGTAATAAATAATTCTACTATAAGCCAGGAAATCAATTGTCTGAAAAAAAAACTATTCCCAATAAAATTGACTATAAATCTTCCGGTGTCGACATTGATGCGGGGGAGAGTTTGGTTGAAAGAATCAAGCCGTTTGCCAAAAAGACTTCTAGACCAGAACTCTTAGGTTCGATTGGGGGATTCGGATCACTTTTTGAAATTCCAGCCGGATATAAAAACCCTGTCTTGGTATCTGGAACAGATGGCGTTGGAACAAAACTAAAACTTGCAATTGAATTAGGTCAGCACGATACAATCGGACAGGACCTGGTTGGAATGTGTGTTAATGATATTTTAGTGCAGGGGGCAGAGCCTTTATTCTTCTTAGATTATTATGCTTGTGGAAAGCTTGAGGTTGAACAGGCCGCGAGTGTAATTGTGGGCATTGCAAGAGGCTGCGAGTTATCAGGATGTTCATTAGCCGGGGGTGAGACAGCTGAGATGCCTGGAATGTACAATGAGGGCGATTATGATTTGGCTGGCTTTGCTGTCGGGATAGTTGAAAAGAATGACATCATTGATGGAAGAGATATAAAAGATGGCGATGTGTTACTAGGCTTGAAATCATCAGGACCACATTCCAACGGGTATTCATTGATAAGAAAAATTATTGAAAGTCATGACATTAATATTCATGATCAAATTGGCGAGCAAACTATCGCCACCCTGTTGATGGAGCCGACTCGACTGTACGTTAAATCAATTTTAAACTTGAAAAAAGAAGTAAAAATTAAGGCAATGTCTCATATCACAGGGGGTGGATTAACTGAAAATCTTCCCAGAAGCTATCCTAATTCTTTTAAAGCACAGATCGATCCTAAGAGCTGGGAGATGCCTTCGATATTTGAATTGATTATGGAAAAAGCAAATCTAAATATTGAAGAAATGTATCGAACTTTCAATTGTGGTATCGGATTTGTTATTATAGTCGACTCATCAGACGTACCTATGGCTAGAGAAATACTTGAAGCAAATGGCGAAGAAGTAACTCAACTGGGACAAATTGAAAAGCGAGAGTCGAATGAGAATTTGGTCACTTATATTTAGCCTACTACTAAGTCACTCCATCCTTGCCAAGGATTTACCTAATTCAATTAACATCACATATGACTTGAGTTTTGAAAAGAAACCTCTGGGCTCTATTGATGTTAAATACAGGAAAGATAAGAGTCGATATAAGATAATTGCATCATCAAACTTCCTTGCTGCCATGAACCTTTTAGGAAATTATCAATTGATTAGCAGCGGTCACATCAAAGGTAATCGTTATTTCCCGGATTCGATTGTGCGAAAAAATTTAAAAAAAGATAAGCAAACAATAACGAGAATTGATTATAAAAAAGAACTAATTCAAATACAAAGTGAAAAAAAATCAAAGGAATATCAATTAAAAAAAGGCACCCAAGACGTATTGAGTTATTTTTTTGAATTCAATGG
This genomic interval carries:
- a CDS encoding alkyl hydroperoxide reductase gives rise to the protein MSSLINTQVKPFKAQAFHNGKFVEVTEETLKGKWNVFVFYPADFTFVCPTELGDVADHYEELQKMGVEVYSVSTDTHFTHKAWHDASETIKKITYPMLGDPTGAISRNFDVMIEEEGLALRGTFIIDPDGVIKTAEVNDLGIGRSAADLVRKVQAAQHIAANPGQVCPASWKPGAETLEPSLDLVGKI
- a CDS encoding phosphoribosylaminoimidazole synthetase (catalyzes the formation of 1-(5-phosphoribosyl)-5-aminoimidazole from 2-(formamido)-N1-(5-phosphoribosyl)acetamidine and ATP in purine biosynthesis), whose protein sequence is MPNKIDYKSSGVDIDAGESLVERIKPFAKKTSRPELLGSIGGFGSLFEIPAGYKNPVLVSGTDGVGTKLKLAIELGQHDTIGQDLVGMCVNDILVQGAEPLFFLDYYACGKLEVEQAASVIVGIARGCELSGCSLAGGETAEMPGMYNEGDYDLAGFAVGIVEKNDIIDGRDIKDGDVLLGLKSSGPHSNGYSLIRKIIESHDINIHDQIGEQTIATLLMEPTRLYVKSILNLKKEVKIKAMSHITGGGLTENLPRSYPNSFKAQIDPKSWEMPSIFELIMEKANLNIEEMYRTFNCGIGFVIIVDSSDVPMAREILEANGEEVTQLGQIEKRESNENLVTYI
- a CDS encoding NADH dehydrogenase; translated protein: MALDQNIKNQLSTYMAKIENPIEIVYFENQSEKSTEMVNLLTEVDTMSPKISIKKGEDSTHRSPSFQVDQPDYVTGIVFAGVPMGHEFTSFILAILQVGGYPLKIEKDLIEQIKSISGSYKFETYISLSCHNCPDVVQALNVMSLLNPNITHTMIDGDVYQDEVKNKKIMSVPTIFVNNEEFYQGRMELEEIVAKIDSRSDSIESEKLNKKEDFDVLIVGGGPAGASSAVYSARKGIKTGIVAERFGGQVMDTLGIENFISIKATEGPKLVKALEEHVLDYEVDVMNHQRAKKIYIPKNKEEKFHLELENGAKLKSKTLILSTGARWRELGVPGETEFKGKGVAYCPHCDGPLFKGKHVAVIGGGNSGVEAAIDLAGIVGHVTLFEFMPALKADQVLQDRLYSLKNVDVILNAQTKEILGDTKVTAIKYLDRGSQEERELALEGVFIQIGLIPNTDWLKDDIKLSQYGEIEVNDHGETSVPGIFAAGDVTTVPYKQIIIAMGEGSKAALGAFDYLIRN